TGCGTTCCCGGGAGAATCAGCGGACCAACGACACCTTCCCCAAATGAAATAAACCCTCTTAGCCAGGGGATTCCCGCTGGCTGCAACACTTCTTCTGCCTTCTTATGAATGGGTGGTCTCCAGGCATCATGTACTACCAGCACCAAATCAGCATCTTCAGGGACACCATGTTCAAAATCATTTTGATGGGATACCTGGTATAGAGCGGACAGTTTTTCCGACACAAGGTCTTTTAGTATTCCTTTACCGACTATAGCCACGTAAGTACTCACCGGGATTCCTCCTCTCTAAGCAGCACACCAAATACGCCCGCAAGTGGTGTTTTTAAAAACGGTTCTAGCTCTAGTTCGAAGACCAAAAAGCGCATATGGTTTTGTTCTAGCACTTGTTTAGAGGAGTGCAGCATTTCTGAAGATCTTGTTTCTTCCGTAATTTTTATATGTTCTGGCTTTATATCATCTAGCACAACAGATGAAATCTCTAATACTTGGTCCGCCTGACAGTCTTCTTTGTTTTGCGCCTTCAGCAGCGCCCCTTGTAAAGTATGCCGCAGTGCCATGGTTATACTCAATCCTGGGCTGGCGTACCAGCTCTTATTCGTACCAACCCACACAACAGGAAATCCATGTACGTTCTTTCCCATCCCTAAAACAGGATTTCCTTCCATCGTTGTCAGTGCCTGTAAATAAAACTGGCATCGTTCGTCTTCCACTGCACTTAATTGTACTGGTGAGACGATATACTTTTGGTTGACCTGTTTTTTCAATTCATCAACCAAACATTTATTCAATCCACGGCATACTCCTTCAGAAAACGTTTCTCCCGCTCCGACACCAACAAATAGATTAGTTTGGATCAGACTGCCTTTTACGTCTGACTCGGGAGGCAGACTCATAGCGAGCCGGTCAGCTATTCGTGACCCATACATTTCCACCCCGGTGAGGCCAGCTTCTTTTCGTACCTCCGTATGTGTAAGACCTGTACAAATAATGTCAGGTAATAGCTCAGCCGGCCCTTCCGACAATGGATCGACTGACTGGACACGACATTGAGCCAATGGCAATTGTTTTAAGTTCCCCTCTTCCCAAATATGAAAAATTCCTGATTCCTTTGAGGTCAGCTCGTTGAAGTATAGTAGCAATTCATTTGACTCGGTTTTGCTTACATTCTTTTCCCGATGCTCAAAATCTTGAACCCATTTTGCCTCTGCACGTCCGGAAACGAGGGGATGAGGGCTGAACAAATGCCAATTTCCTTCTAACGTCTCTAAATTAAGCAGAAAAAATTGGTTTTTCTGTCCTGATTCCTTTAAGTCTGTAACCATTTTAAACCATTCAAACACGATGACATTCGCCAGCATAGCCAGTGCTGTGGATGAGGAGGTGGTGAACAGCTGATTCTCTTTAGAAAGCACATATTGGTGTATAGAGCGCCACGCTGAATCCCAGCATCCGTTAGAATCTGGATGTACAAGCGGTCCTG
This DNA window, taken from Alteribacillus bidgolensis, encodes the following:
- a CDS encoding putative thiazole-containing bacteriocin maturation protein; this translates as MTKLTPSMRLKVKRDTFFLPESNSGGVYFRNNESSFRMEGSMIDQWVEKLLPMFNGEHSLGEMTDRLPIPHRDRVFEIAEVLYQNGFVRDVSQDRPHQLKEQILKTYASQIEFLNSFGDSGAYRFQLYRQSKVLAVGTGTFLVSLVSALIESGLPKIHMFNTDPEQSNKQRLKELVEHARQRDPEVEIEEVSLSNGGENSWQKLIKPFHTILYVAQGEAEQLQKLHKVCREEKKVFLPALCLQQVGMAGPLVHPDSNGCWDSAWRSIHQYVLSKENQLFTTSSSTALAMLANVIVFEWFKMVTDLKESGQKNQFFLLNLETLEGNWHLFSPHPLVSGRAEAKWVQDFEHREKNVSKTESNELLLYFNELTSKESGIFHIWEEGNLKQLPLAQCRVQSVDPLSEGPAELLPDIICTGLTHTEVRKEAGLTGVEMYGSRIADRLAMSLPPESDVKGSLIQTNLFVGVGAGETFSEGVCRGLNKCLVDELKKQVNQKYIVSPVQLSAVEDERCQFYLQALTTMEGNPVLGMGKNVHGFPVVWVGTNKSWYASPGLSITMALRHTLQGALLKAQNKEDCQADQVLEISSVVLDDIKPEHIKITEETRSSEMLHSSKQVLEQNHMRFLVFELELEPFLKTPLAGVFGVLLREEESR